The DNA region CCGTGGTCGTGAGATGGCTCACCAGGAGCTGGGCATGGAGCTGTTGAAGCGGGTCGAAGCCGACCTCGCCGAACTCGGCACCGTTGAACAGCATCCTAAGCTGGAAGGACGCCAGCTGATGATGGTCATCGCTCCCAAAAAGAAAAAGTAACCACCAGGGCACTGGCAGGCCTTGCGGTTATGCGTAATCACTCAATGCGGAGTATCCGAACATGCCAAAGATGAAAACCAAGAGCGGTGCAGCCAAGCGTTTCCTCAAGACCGCTGCTGGCTACAAGCACAAACACGCTTTCAAGAGCCACATCCTGACCAAGATGTCCACCAAGCGTAAGCGTCAACTTCGCGGTAGCGAACTGATGCATCCGTCGGACAAGGCAAAAGTCGAGCGCATGCTGCGCGTTCGTTAATCGGTCAAGATTCTAGAGGAAATTACTCATGGCTCGTGTAAAGCGCGGCGTCATCGCTCGCAAGCGTCACAAAAAGATTCTGAAACTCGCCAAAGGCTACTACGGCGCACGCAGCCGCGTGTTCCGCGTTGCCAAGCAGGCGGTGATCAAGGCTGGCCAATACGCCTACCGTGACCGTCGTCAGCGCAAACGTCAGTTCCGCGCTCTGTGGATCGCTCGTATCAACGCTGGTGCTCGTCTGAACGGTCTGTCCTACAGCCGTCTGATCGCTGGCCTGAAAAAAGCGGCCATCGAGATCGATCGTAAGGTTCTGGCCGATCTGGCAGTGAACGAAAAAGCGGCGTTTGCTGCGATTGTCGAGAAAGCGAAAGCCGTACTGGCTTAAGTCCCCGACAATCACCGGGCCATCCCGGTGCTGAACGTCACCAATAGGGGAAGAGCCTTGCGCTCTTCCCCTATTTCGTATCTGGAGTCTGTACATGGAAAATCTGGATGCGCTGGTCTCTCAAGCGCTTGAGGCAGTGCAACAAACCGAAGACGTGAACGCCCTCGAGCAGATTCGCGTCCATTACCTTGGCAAGAAAGGCGAACTGACTCAGGTGATGAAGACCCTGGGCGACTTGCCGGCCGAGGAACGCCCCAAAGTCGGCGCGCTGATCAATACCGCCAAAGAGCGCGTTCAGGATGCCCTGAATTCCCGCAAGGACTCGCTTGAGCAGGCCGCCCTCGGCGCCAAGCTCGCGGCCGAGCGTATCGACGTAACTCTGCCTGGCCGTGGCCAGGTCTCCGGCGGCCTGCATCCGGTCACCCGCACCCTGGAGCGCGTCGAGCAGTTCTTCACCCATATCGGCTACGGCATCGCCGAAGGCCCCGAGGTCGAAGACGACTACCACAACTTCGAAGCGCTCAACATCCCAGGCCATCACCCGGCCCGCGCGATGCATGACACCTTCTACTTCAACGCCAACATGCTGCTGCGTACCCACACCTCGCCGGTCCAGGTACGCACCATGGAATCCCAGCAACCGCCGATCCGCATCGTCTGCCCGGGTCGTGTCTATCGTTGCGACTCGGATATCACCCACTCGCCGATGTTCCACCAGGTCGAAGGCCTGCTGGTCGACGAGGGCATCAGCTTCGCCGACCTCAAGGGCACCATCGAGGAATTCCTCCGCGTGTTCTTCGAGAAGGACCTGGGCGTGCGCTTCCGTCCCTCATTCTTCCCCTTCACCGAGCCGTCGGCCGAAGTCGACATGCAATGCGTCATGTGCTCCGGCAAGGGCTGCCGCGTGTGCAAGCAGACCGGCTGGCTGGAAGTGATGGGCTGCGGCATGGTGCACCCCAACGTGCTGCGCATGTCCGGCATCGACCCGGAGAAATACCAGGGCTTCGCCTTCGGTATGGGTGTCGAGCGTCTGGCCATGCTCCGTTATGGCGTCAACGACTTGCGTCTGTTCTTCGATAACGACCTGCGGTTCCTCGCGCAATTCCGCTAGGCCCGCCGTCAGAAACGCGACCCTTGCCCGCATCGGCGTCGCGCAGTTCAGTTGAGTGACCCCCGCCCATGCGGGGTGACGTTGACCAGGCCCGCCATCGGGCTTTCCGTCACCCCCCGCGATGCGGGCCCGCTGAACCGCCGACCACCGATGCACGCAAGGCCGAAACGAATCCTTAGGAGAGCTGGATGAAATTCAGTGAACAGTGGCTGCGGAGCTGGGTAAGCCCGCAGGTATCCCGCGACGAGCTGGTGGCCCGTCTATCGATGGCCGGCCTGGAAGTGGACAGCGTCACCCCCGTTGCCGGCGCCTTCAGCGGCGTGGTGGTGGGCGAGGTGCTGAGCACCGAACAGCACCCCGACGCCGACAAGCTGCGCGTATGCCAGGTGAGCAACGGCAGTGAGACCTTCCAGGTCGTGTGCGGCGCCCCCAACGTGCGCCCCGGCCTGAAGATCCCCTTCGCCATGATCGGCGCCGAGCTGCCGGGCGACTTCAAGATCAAGAAAGCCAAGCTGCGCGGCGTCGAATCCTTCGGCATGCTCTGCTCGGCCAACGAACTGCAGATCAGCGAAGACCACGGCGGCCTCATGGAACTCGCCGCCGATGCGCCGGTGGGTGAAGACTTCCGCCGCTACCTGGAGCTGGACGACGTCGTCATCGAACTGGGCCTCACCCCCAACCGTGGCGACTGCCTCAACCTCTCCGGCCTCGCCCGCGAAGTCGGCGCGCTGTACGACGCCCCGGTCACCCGCCTGGCCATCGCCCCGGTTGCTGCATCCCACGACGAAGTGCGCCCGGTCGAAGTCCTCGCGCCCAAGGCCTGCCCGCGCTACCTCGGCCGCGTCGTGCGTAACGTCGACCTCTCCAAGCCCACCCCGCTGTGGATGGTCGAGCGCCTGCGTCGTGCCGACGTACGCAGCATCGACGCCGCCGTCGACATCACCAACTACGTGATGCTCGAACTCGGCCAGCCCATGCACGCCTTCGACCTCGCCGAAATCAACGGCGGCATCCGCGTGCGCATGGCGGAGGAGGGCGAGAAGCTCGTCCTGCTCGACGGCCAGGAAGTCAGCCTGCGTGCCGACACCCTCGTCATCGCTGACCACACTCGTGCCCTGGCCATCGCTGGCGTGATGGGTGGCGAGCACAGCGGTGTCAGCGACAAGACCCGCGACCTGTTCCTCGAAG from Pseudomonas tohonis includes:
- the rplT gene encoding 50S ribosomal protein L20, with product MARVKRGVIARKRHKKILKLAKGYYGARSRVFRVAKQAVIKAGQYAYRDRRQRKRQFRALWIARINAGARLNGLSYSRLIAGLKKAAIEIDRKVLADLAVNEKAAFAAIVEKAKAVLA
- the pheS gene encoding phenylalanine--tRNA ligase subunit alpha; the encoded protein is MENLDALVSQALEAVQQTEDVNALEQIRVHYLGKKGELTQVMKTLGDLPAEERPKVGALINTAKERVQDALNSRKDSLEQAALGAKLAAERIDVTLPGRGQVSGGLHPVTRTLERVEQFFTHIGYGIAEGPEVEDDYHNFEALNIPGHHPARAMHDTFYFNANMLLRTHTSPVQVRTMESQQPPIRIVCPGRVYRCDSDITHSPMFHQVEGLLVDEGISFADLKGTIEEFLRVFFEKDLGVRFRPSFFPFTEPSAEVDMQCVMCSGKGCRVCKQTGWLEVMGCGMVHPNVLRMSGIDPEKYQGFAFGMGVERLAMLRYGVNDLRLFFDNDLRFLAQFR
- the rpmI gene encoding 50S ribosomal protein L35, with the translated sequence MPKMKTKSGAAKRFLKTAAGYKHKHAFKSHILTKMSTKRKRQLRGSELMHPSDKAKVERMLRVR